In Brucella melitensis bv. 1 str. 16M, a genomic segment contains:
- a CDS encoding GNAT family N-acetyltransferase, translated as MIGLPFRRSNPTVLRGQRIYLRDPMMSDYASWASLREQSRAFLTPWEPTWPDDDLTRSAFRYRIRHYQDETSAGTGYPFFIFRNSDNRIVGGITIGNIHRGVGQNGVIGYWSGAPFAGKGYMTEALSLVIPFAFDQLRLHRLEAACIPHNVRSIRLLEKAGFQREGLLRSYLKINGFWQDHLLLALIESDKRTTDRGVIIGKVERS; from the coding sequence ATGATCGGCCTGCCCTTCCGACGAAGCAATCCGACAGTCCTGCGCGGACAGCGCATTTATCTGCGCGACCCCATGATGAGCGATTATGCGAGCTGGGCGAGCCTTCGCGAGCAAAGCCGCGCGTTTCTCACGCCATGGGAACCGACATGGCCGGATGACGACCTGACCCGGAGTGCCTTTCGCTACCGGATCAGGCATTATCAGGATGAAACCAGCGCCGGAACCGGCTATCCTTTCTTCATATTCCGCAACAGCGATAACCGCATCGTGGGCGGCATCACGATCGGCAATATTCACCGTGGCGTCGGCCAGAACGGCGTGATCGGCTATTGGAGCGGCGCGCCTTTTGCCGGAAAAGGCTATATGACGGAGGCGCTATCGCTGGTTATCCCCTTTGCATTCGACCAACTGCGGTTGCACCGTCTTGAAGCTGCCTGTATTCCCCATAATGTACGTTCGATACGGCTTCTCGAAAAAGCCGGATTTCAGAGAGAAGGACTGTTGCGCTCCTATCTCAAGATAAACGGCTTCTGGCAGGACCATCTGCTTTTAGCCCTGATAGAAAGCGACAAACGTACGACGGATCGCGGTGTGATCATTGGCAAGGTTGAACGCTCATGA